Within Labrys wisconsinensis, the genomic segment CACGCTGCTGACCAAGGGAGACGCCGATGCGGCGGCGGCCGTGCACGGGGCGATCGAAGCCTTCGCGCAGGACCTGGCCGAGGTGATCCGGCGCTTCCTGCGCACCGACGGCTGGAAGGGCACCGAGCGCATCGTCGCGGGCGGCGGCTTCCGCGAGAGCCGGATCGGCGAGCTGGCGATCGCCCGGGCCGGCACGCTGCTCAAGACCGAAGGCATCGCCATCGACCTCGTGCCCATTCGCCACCACCCCGACGAGGCCGGGCTGATCGGCGCCTTGCACCTGATGCCGGTATGGATGCTCACCGGCCACGATGCCATGCTGGCGGTCGACATCGGCGGCAGCAACATCCGCGCCGGCCTCGTGGCGATGAACCTCGGCAAGGCGCCGGACCTGTCCAAGGCCGCGGTCGTGAAGTCCGAGCTCTGGCGGCATGCCGAGGAGGAGCCGAGCCGCACCGCCGCGGTGGAGCGGCTGGTGGCGATGCTGCAACGGCTGATCGCGACGGCTGGCGAGCAGAAGCTCGTCCTCGCCCCGCTGATCGGCATCGGCTGCCCCGGCCGGATCGAGGCGGACGGCTCGATCTCGCGCGGTGGCCAGAACCTGCCCG encodes:
- a CDS encoding ROK family protein — translated: MTKARSRQTDQLVIHGALDLPSVKIDSYNLELRDKDGFIGDRATKGAFAEKLDELRKRLRKVGSDPLGRLSTKELGKKELDTLLTKGDADAAAAVHGAIEAFAQDLAEVIRRFLRTDGWKGTERIVAGGGFRESRIGELAIARAGTLLKTEGIAIDLVPIRHHPDEAGLIGALHLMPVWMLTGHDAMLAVDIGGSNIRAGLVAMNLGKAPDLSKAAVVKSELWRHAEEEPSRTAAVERLVAMLQRLIATAGEQKLVLAPLIGIGCPGRIEADGSISRGGQNLPGGNWESGPFNLPKALVTAIPAIAEQQTMVVMHNDAVVQGLSEVPVMQDVKRWAAVTIGTGLGNASYGNKSPS